GCGGCTTCTGCTGCTTGGGCTCGCGCAGCCATTGGCGCAGGTAGCTCTCAGGGTACTTCGAGCCCACCTGCGACAGATCGTTCGCGATGGGTGTGCCGGCCTTGCCGACAGTGTGGCAGCCGTAGCAGCCCTGCTCGGTGAACAGGCGCTTGCCCTGCGAGGCGAGCGCGGTACCGTCTTGCCCGAACGCCACGGTCGCCGCCAGGGCGATCGCCGCGGCCACCGACGCTGCCCTCACGTCGCGCGCCCACGCAATCATGAGCGCACGTCTCTGGGCCGCTCGTCCCTGGTCTGGCAGCCGAGACAGTGACGCGCCCAGGGCACCGCCCGCAGCCGCGGCAGCGGGATGGCGCCGCCGCAGTCCTCGCACACGCCGAAGCTGCCCGTCTCGAGCCGCGCCTGCGCGGCCTGGATCTCGTCGAGCTCATGGCGCTCGCGACCTTCGAGCCGCGCCAGCAGGTCCGCCATGATGCCCCGCGCCGAGTCCTCCACGAGCGAGCCGGGTTCGTGGTCCGACAGCGAGGCGAGCTCGCCGTCCGTCACCACCACGGTGCGAAGCAGCTGGTGGCGCGCCTCGCGCAGCAGCCCACGGAACTCGCTGCTCCTGTCCGCGTCCAGCTGTCCCTTGCCTGCCGTCATGGAAAGCCTCCTGAGCGTTGTGTAGCCACGTCGAGCGCGACCGTCATACCCGGATTGCAAGGCGGATGCCACGGTTCAACGGCGCTACACGCCCACAGAATCGTGAAGTTGCGACGGGTGGCGGCACCGCGCTGTGGGGTCGCGCTCACCCGGCTGGGGCGGCGGCGCCCCGACGAGCCTAACCCTTGATGTTGCCGATAGGCGAGAGCGTGGCGACG
This Candidatus Rokuibacteriota bacterium DNA region includes the following protein-coding sequences:
- a CDS encoding c-type cytochrome translates to MAAAIALAATVAFGQDGTALASQGKRLFTEQGCYGCHTVGKAGTPIANDLSQVGSKYPESYLRQWLREPKQQKPRAHMPKIEMAEADARAIAAYLASLK
- a CDS encoding TraR/DksA family transcriptional regulator — protein: MTAGKGQLDADRSSEFRGLLREARHQLLRTVVVTDGELASLSDHEPGSLVEDSARGIMADLLARLEGRERHELDEIQAAQARLETGSFGVCEDCGGAIPLPRLRAVPWARHCLGCQTRDERPRDVRS